From the Leptospira sp. WS60.C2 genome, one window contains:
- a CDS encoding TolC family protein, whose product MIFLLLTPSLPNMEIEAEELSNVNCQNAKSLADLSQCIVIRHPDYRIEEIKLKEISGRKKIASYYFPSNPVFTGYIANRNGDTSNPILGTGTTTANNFQVMVNQEIFTNGKREIAIKIADEEFRAQVFRLESIRRILEFEAFKKLIRFHFLYLEKENSLHSLNLVKELKKVSKARINEGLSPGIDESLSESEEIRIFKIWNQTQRQFENAKSELEVLLGFSFDFQIQQSIHSKLPKDLPNEKSELIKIAYQYRPEVFLTEKEIEIALLRHNEVRKQKVPNVSLGAFAQNDGFNERVVGGMLTIPLIVWRDYEGESIISSSKIESSKEMKESVSRNIKQEVLFALTNFLALSEEVNLYDQNKMERAESDLKNLQEAIRFGKIRIIDAINHQRILLQTKLNYLNTKSEFEVSQIELIRVLGLSINTLEIQP is encoded by the coding sequence ATGATCTTTTTGCTTTTGACTCCATCATTACCAAATATGGAAATAGAAGCAGAAGAATTAAGCAATGTCAATTGTCAGAATGCGAAATCACTTGCTGACTTAAGCCAATGCATTGTGATTCGCCATCCCGATTACAGAATAGAAGAAATCAAACTAAAAGAAATCTCTGGCAGAAAAAAAATTGCTTCTTATTACTTTCCATCCAATCCAGTTTTCACTGGATATATTGCAAATCGAAATGGCGATACCTCAAATCCCATACTGGGAACAGGTACCACTACTGCGAATAACTTTCAAGTAATGGTAAACCAAGAAATTTTTACGAATGGGAAAAGAGAAATCGCAATTAAAATTGCAGATGAAGAATTTAGAGCGCAAGTGTTTCGTCTTGAATCCATTAGGCGAATTCTTGAATTTGAGGCGTTCAAAAAACTCATACGATTCCATTTTCTCTATTTGGAAAAAGAAAATAGCCTTCACAGTTTGAACTTGGTTAAAGAACTTAAAAAAGTTTCGAAGGCAAGAATCAATGAAGGATTATCGCCAGGAATTGATGAATCTTTGTCTGAATCAGAAGAAATTCGAATTTTTAAAATTTGGAATCAGACACAACGTCAGTTTGAAAATGCAAAATCTGAGTTAGAAGTGTTACTGGGATTTTCTTTTGATTTTCAGATACAACAATCCATTCACTCAAAATTACCTAAAGATCTTCCAAACGAAAAATCAGAATTAATCAAGATTGCGTATCAGTATCGACCAGAAGTATTTCTAACGGAAAAGGAGATTGAAATTGCTCTCCTCAGGCATAATGAAGTGCGAAAACAAAAAGTCCCAAATGTTAGCTTAGGTGCATTTGCGCAAAATGATGGATTTAACGAACGCGTGGTAGGTGGAATGCTAACGATACCACTCATCGTTTGGAGAGATTACGAAGGTGAGTCAATCATTAGTTCTTCAAAAATCGAAAGTTCAAAGGAAATGAAGGAATCAGTATCAAGGAATATCAAACAGGAAGTTTTGTTTGCACTAACAAACTTTTTAGCGCTTTCCGAGGAAGTAAATCTTTATGACCAAAATAAAATGGAAAGAGCTGAATCTGATCTAAAAAATCTACAAGAAGCAATTCGATTTGGGAAAATACGAATCATTGATGCAATCAATCATCAAAGAATCCTACTACAAACAAAATTAAATTATCTCAATACAAAGTCAGAGTTTGAAGTATCTCAAATCGAGCTAATTCGGGTTCTGGGCCTATCTATCAATACATTGGAAATCCAACCATGA